Proteins co-encoded in one Paraburkholderia edwinii genomic window:
- the petA gene encoding ubiquinol-cytochrome c reductase iron-sulfur subunit: MRDKEDERVDGGRRTWLIATTVTGGIGGVATVIPFVGSFAPSEKAKAAGAPVQVDISGLKPGDMMTVAWRGKPVWILNRTDKMLADVQKADNEVADPQSKNPFSMPMPEYCKNEFRSRPDHKNVLVTVAVCTHLGCTPTPRFQEGAQPNLPDDWPGGFLCPCHGSTYDLAGRVFKNKPAPQNLDIPPYMFVGETLVIGKDEKGEA; the protein is encoded by the coding sequence ATGCGAGACAAGGAAGACGAACGCGTCGACGGCGGCCGCCGTACCTGGCTGATCGCGACGACCGTAACAGGTGGCATCGGAGGAGTCGCCACCGTAATACCCTTTGTTGGTTCATTTGCACCATCGGAAAAGGCCAAGGCCGCGGGCGCGCCCGTCCAGGTCGATATCAGCGGCTTGAAGCCGGGCGACATGATGACGGTCGCGTGGCGCGGCAAGCCGGTGTGGATTCTGAACCGCACCGACAAGATGCTCGCCGATGTTCAGAAAGCCGATAACGAAGTCGCAGACCCGCAATCCAAGAATCCGTTTTCGATGCCGATGCCGGAGTACTGCAAGAACGAATTCCGTTCGCGGCCCGATCACAAGAATGTTCTCGTTACCGTTGCGGTATGCACCCATCTGGGCTGCACGCCGACACCGCGCTTCCAGGAGGGCGCGCAGCCCAATCTTCCGGACGACTGGCCAGGCGGTTTCCTGTGCCCGTGCCATGGCTCGACCTATGATCTGGCCGGCCGCGTCTTCAAGAACAAACCTGCGCCGCAGAACCTCGACATCCCGCCTTATATGTTCGTGGGCGAAACGCTCGTGATCGGCAAGGACGAGAAAGGAGAAGCGTAA
- a CDS encoding cytochrome b produces MATTEKDVETTSGLVGWIDRRFPMTSTWKAHLSEYYAPKNFNFWYFFGSLALLVLVNQIVTGIFLTMNYKPDSMLAFASVEYIMREVPWGWLIRYMHSTGASMFFVVVYLHMFRGLLYGSYRKPRELVWIFGCAIFLCLMAEAFFGYLLPWGQMSYWGAQVIVNLFSAIPFIGPDLSLWIRGDYVVSDVTLNRFFAFHVIAIPLVLIGLVIAHIVALHEVGSNNPDGIEIKAKKDANGIPLDGIPFHPYYSVHDFMGVCVFLIVFAAIIFFAPEMGGYFLEANNFVPANPLQTPPEIAPVWYFTAFYAMLRATTDPFKIVLMIIVLLLGLFALVRARGKWRIGLPVLAVLVVLAMYFTESKFWGVVVMGSAVVSLFFLPWLDRSPVKSIRYRPFFHKVFYAIFVLAFLTLAFLGTKPPSPAGTVIAQICALVYFAFFLGMPFWTPLGNFKQPPERVRFKPH; encoded by the coding sequence ATGGCGACGACCGAAAAAGATGTGGAGACAACATCGGGGCTCGTGGGGTGGATCGATCGGCGCTTTCCGATGACGTCCACGTGGAAGGCCCACCTTTCCGAGTACTACGCGCCGAAGAATTTCAACTTCTGGTACTTCTTCGGCTCGCTCGCGCTGCTCGTGCTGGTCAATCAGATCGTCACCGGCATCTTCCTCACGATGAACTACAAGCCCGATTCGATGCTCGCGTTCGCATCGGTCGAGTACATCATGCGCGAGGTGCCGTGGGGCTGGCTGATCCGGTATATGCACTCGACCGGCGCGTCGATGTTCTTCGTCGTCGTGTACCTGCATATGTTTCGCGGGCTCCTGTACGGCTCGTATCGCAAGCCGCGCGAGCTGGTGTGGATTTTCGGCTGTGCGATTTTCCTCTGCCTGATGGCTGAAGCGTTTTTCGGCTACCTGCTGCCGTGGGGGCAGATGTCGTACTGGGGCGCGCAGGTCATCGTGAACCTGTTTTCGGCGATTCCGTTTATCGGCCCGGACCTGTCGCTGTGGATTCGCGGCGATTACGTGGTGTCGGACGTCACGCTGAACCGCTTCTTCGCGTTCCACGTGATTGCGATTCCGCTTGTGCTGATCGGCCTCGTGATCGCGCACATCGTCGCGTTGCACGAAGTCGGGTCGAACAACCCCGACGGCATCGAGATCAAGGCGAAAAAGGACGCAAACGGCATCCCGCTCGACGGCATTCCGTTTCACCCGTACTACTCGGTGCACGACTTCATGGGCGTGTGCGTGTTCCTGATCGTGTTCGCGGCGATTATCTTCTTCGCGCCGGAAATGGGCGGCTACTTCCTCGAAGCGAACAACTTCGTGCCGGCCAATCCGCTGCAGACGCCGCCGGAAATTGCGCCGGTCTGGTACTTCACCGCGTTTTACGCGATGCTGCGCGCCACGACCGACCCGTTCAAGATCGTGCTGATGATCATCGTCCTGCTGCTCGGTCTGTTCGCGCTCGTGCGCGCGCGCGGCAAGTGGCGCATCGGCTTGCCGGTGCTCGCGGTGCTCGTCGTGCTGGCGATGTATTTCACCGAGTCGAAGTTCTGGGGCGTGGTGGTGATGGGCAGCGCGGTCGTCTCGCTGTTCTTCCTGCCGTGGCTCGACCGCTCGCCGGTCAAGTCGATCCGCTACCGGCCGTTCTTCCACAAGGTGTTCTACGCGATCTTCGTGCTTGCGTTCCTGACGCTCGCGTTTCTCGGCACGAAGCCGCCTTCGCCGGCGGGGACGGTCATCGCGCAGATCTGCGCACTGGTGTACTTCGCGTTCTTCCTCGGCATGCCGTTCTGGACGCCGCTTGGCAATTTCAAGCAGCCGCCCGAACGAGTGCGGTTCAAACCCCACTGA
- a CDS encoding cytochrome c1 produces MKKLFSMLALLGAMLCTLTAAPVFAEENVPLDRAPDNTDNFASLQHGAQLFVNYCLNCHSANLMRYSRLQDLGISQKEIEQNLMFTSDKIGSTMSIAMHPDDAKSWFGATPPDLTVEARARSAAWLYTYLRSFYRDDTRPTGWNNLVYENVSMPNVLWQLQGQRTAKFEEETDERTGEKMRKFTGFQQASPGTLSPVDYDSAVADLVAYLSWMAEPTQKIRQQLGVWVLLFLGLLSFFAWRLNAAYWKDIK; encoded by the coding sequence ATGAAAAAACTGTTTTCGATGCTCGCGCTGTTAGGCGCGATGCTGTGCACGCTGACGGCTGCCCCGGTTTTTGCGGAGGAGAATGTACCGCTGGACCGGGCGCCCGATAACACGGACAATTTTGCTTCGCTGCAACATGGCGCCCAATTGTTTGTAAACTATTGCCTGAATTGCCACAGTGCGAACCTGATGCGGTACAGCCGGCTGCAGGATCTCGGCATCTCGCAGAAGGAAATCGAGCAAAACCTGATGTTCACGTCGGACAAGATCGGCAGCACGATGTCGATCGCGATGCATCCGGACGACGCGAAATCGTGGTTCGGCGCGACGCCGCCCGATCTGACGGTCGAGGCGCGTGCGCGCAGTGCGGCCTGGCTCTACACGTATCTGCGCAGCTTCTACCGCGACGATACGCGGCCCACGGGCTGGAACAATCTCGTCTACGAGAACGTGAGCATGCCGAATGTGCTGTGGCAGTTGCAGGGGCAGCGCACCGCGAAGTTCGAAGAGGAAACCGACGAACGGACGGGCGAAAAGATGCGCAAGTTCACGGGCTTCCAGCAGGCGAGCCCGGGGACGTTGTCGCCGGTAGATTATGATTCGGCTGTGGCCGATCTGGTCGCGTACCTGTCGTGGATGGCCGAGCCGACGCAGAAGATCCGCCAGCAGCTTGGCGTGTGGGTTCTGCTGTTCCTCGGTCTGTTGAGCTTTTTCGCCTGGCGACTGAACGCCGCGTACTGGAAAGATATCAAATAA
- a CDS encoding glutathione S-transferase N-terminal domain-containing protein — translation MMVLYSGTTCPFSQRCRLVLFEKGMDFEIRDVDLFNKPEDIAVMNPYGQVPILVERDLILYESNIINEYIDERFPHPQLMPADPVQRARARLFLLNFEKELFVHVGTLENEKGKAAEKNHEKARLAIRDRLTQLAPIFLKNKYMLGEEFSMLDVAIAPLLWRLDHYGIELSKNAAPLMKYAERIFSRPAYIEALTPSEKVMRR, via the coding sequence ATGATGGTTCTGTATTCCGGCACTACGTGCCCGTTCTCCCAGCGTTGCCGGCTGGTGTTGTTCGAGAAGGGCATGGATTTCGAAATTCGCGACGTCGATCTGTTCAACAAGCCCGAAGACATCGCGGTGATGAATCCGTACGGTCAGGTACCGATTCTCGTCGAGCGTGACCTGATCCTGTACGAATCGAACATCATCAACGAGTACATCGACGAGCGCTTCCCGCACCCGCAACTGATGCCGGCCGACCCGGTGCAGCGCGCCCGGGCGCGCCTGTTCCTGCTGAACTTTGAGAAGGAACTGTTCGTGCACGTCGGCACGCTCGAGAACGAGAAGGGCAAGGCGGCCGAGAAGAATCACGAAAAGGCACGCCTCGCGATCCGCGACCGCCTCACGCAGCTCGCGCCGATTTTCCTGAAGAACAAGTACATGCTCGGCGAAGAATTTTCGATGCTCGACGTCGCGATCGCGCCGTTGCTGTGGCGCCTCGACCACTACGGCATTGAGCTGTCGAAGAACGCGGCGCCGCTGATGAAGTACGCCGAGCGTATCTTCAGCCGTCCGGCGTATATCGAAGCGCTGACGCCGTCGGAAAAGGTAATGCGTCGTTGA
- a CDS encoding ClpXP protease specificity-enhancing factor has product MQEISTKPYLLRALYEWCTDNGYTPHIAVRVDNQTRVPRQFVRDNEIVLNISFEATSQLQMGNEWIEFSARFSGKSHKIEVPVANVLAIYARENGQGMAFPVDSTGGEATDSEAEGDEVPAEEAGEPAPAAAAPDAASSEQGAPSSVQSDDGPRPDDDGGKGGRGHLKVVK; this is encoded by the coding sequence ATGCAAGAAATTTCCACGAAGCCGTACCTGCTGCGCGCGCTGTACGAATGGTGTACCGACAACGGCTACACGCCGCATATCGCGGTGCGGGTCGATAACCAGACACGCGTGCCGCGCCAGTTCGTGCGCGACAACGAGATCGTGCTGAACATCAGTTTCGAAGCAACGAGCCAGTTGCAGATGGGCAATGAGTGGATCGAGTTCAGCGCGCGGTTCTCCGGCAAGTCGCACAAGATCGAGGTGCCGGTGGCGAACGTGCTCGCGATCTACGCGCGGGAAAACGGACAGGGCATGGCGTTCCCGGTTGATTCGACCGGTGGCGAGGCGACCGATTCGGAAGCGGAAGGCGACGAGGTGCCTGCCGAAGAGGCCGGCGAGCCCGCGCCGGCCGCGGCCGCGCCCGATGCTGCGAGCAGCGAGCAGGGCGCGCCAAGCAGCGTTCAGAGCGATGACGGTCCACGTCCGGACGACGACGGCGGCAAAGGTGGAAGAGGTCACCTCAAGGTCGTGAAATGA